The Cynocephalus volans isolate mCynVol1 chromosome 5, mCynVol1.pri, whole genome shotgun sequence genomic sequence AATTACTGGAGAAAGTACTTGTAAAAGTGTAAGTTATGAATCCACATGTCATGAACACAGAACAAACACTCCTTACTTCTCTGTTAGTGCTCAGTTCTTGAACTGCTTCTGTTCATTATCAACTCTTTTTTCTAAGAGACTTTATCCGATCTGTGGCTTTTTTACTCTCATGGTAGTTATTCTCTGACAACTCTCAGTTATGTTTCCAGCCACACCTCTTCCCTAAACTCCAGACTCATATATCCAACTGCATATTTCATATCTTTCTCTTAGATATGTAACAGGCACCTCAAACTTTGGATGTCCAAAACTAAGCCTGTAATTCTCTCTAAAACGTGTTCCTTCCATATTGTTCCCAATTTTAGCAATTGATATATCTCCATCCCAGTTGCTGTGGCTAAAATCATTGGAATCATCcatgaattttctctttctcttatgcCCTACATTCACTAGTTCAGGAAAAACTATCAACCCTGCCTTCAAAATGTATACAGAACACAATAACTTTTCACAGCCTCCTCCACTAACACACGGGTCCAAACTACCGTAATCTCTCAACTGTGTGATTATAGTAACTTCCTTATAACTGGTCTCCTGGCTCCTACCCTGGCCCCATCACAGTGTATTCCCCATTGGGCATTCACATagaccatttatttttatttattaattttttaaaagataaccagtaagggggtcttaacccttgacttggtgttgtcaggaccatgctctcccaagtgagccacgggttggccctTACATAgaccatttaaaaatacagacCAGATTGTGTAAGTCCTCTGCTAAAAACCCAACAGTGGCTTCCACCTCACTCAAAATAAAAGTCAAAGTAGTTACATCGTCCTACAAAACCATGTAGGAACTACTGACCTCCATTTGCCTCTAAGTCCttatctcctttcctttcccaccCTTCCTCTGACCAGCCACAATACCTACTTGCTACCTCCAGGCCTTCCTATTTGGTGTTCTATTTGGAATACTTCACTTTTTCAATACCATTTTTTCTCAACCATTACTTATCAGTAAGTTTCCATcatcatataatttaaaatatcacctCCTCCCTCTGCACATTATGTCTTTTCCTGCTTCAGTGATCTTCATAGCACTTAGCACCATCTAACACaccgttttatttattttgcttgcgTGCCACACCCAGTACACTCCATGAATATAGAAACAGTGTTTTGCTCACTATCATTCACTGCTGTAATTCCGAccatagaacagtgcctggcacatgctaTGTGCtcgatttttttgtttgttaaattaACGTTCTCATACGTTTTTCTCCTCAGTCCAGTGCCTTAGCTCTGATAACATCTGATTCTTATTTATGCACGAGTTCATATCTCTAAAAAAGATGACATTCAAAATAACTCCATTGATTTTTCCAGTTTGAAAGTATCACCCTGCAGATTACTTGCTGACCACAAggagaaaaactttatttttcaatggAACTATCATCCTAAACCGGCAATTGATCATCTTGAATTTAGATAAACCAGACATAATGTGCCCCTGACGTGGTGCAATAGTATGTACATATTATCTATAAACTGTTCCTGACAAGAACATTAACCTGATATCAGTTAAGTCTATGGAAATCACTTGCACTTTACATGGCGTGTAGAGTATAGAAGCCAAGTAAAATGGCCCCATCCggaaaaaaaccaaagaacaTTCTATAGGTCTGATCTCCAGCAAATCAATGTccaaaaaaatgaggaaagaggCGGACGGGGGAGGAGACTGTTTTCGATTAAGACTTGAGACAGAACCAAAAGCTGATTTAATCTTTTTCTCAACAAACCACATCTGCCATTGAAGCATATTTGTAATGTACTTAATATGGGCTAAGATCTTAGGAAATTCGAGTAGCCGTGTGAGTGATTATGTGGgagttcttttgttttgcttaattAGTGTCTACTTTGGGGTGAAATGTCCTGATGCCTGCATGTTAATAATGCTGTCACCGCTACTTGTTAATTATTTTAGACGTCTACCCATTGTTTAATTTAGATGTTTCTATATAACACCTAGTTAATCAAGCAATATCCTACCTACTTTTTGTCTTAATGTTTCCGTAGTAAGAAGTTAGAAATACATTAGTCTATTCTAGCCAGCTCATCTCGTTCGTGTTTACTGGTTCCTCTTCCAGAGCTTTTTGTACGCCAGGTTTGGCAGGGGAAAGGCAGCAGCGGACGCGGTGCCTCTGGACGTAGGCCCGCGCACCTGCCCAGTGAGGACGACTCGTTACGCTAATTGGCCTTTGTTCCAGGGCTTCCCTTCCCGCCGCCGGCGCGCGGGCTTTCTTTGTTCCTCGCCCTCCCCGCCATCTTGAGCACCGTCAGGCAGAGCAAGATCGCCCCGCGCTCTCGGGCAGCGAACCCCGACCTTTCGGAAGTACTCGAAGTCGTGCGTTCTTGAAGGAAGCGTTCGGGGCAGACATACACCCACCTCAGCTGCCTTACTGCCACCTCGAACGTTAAGAGTGCCCGAGAAAGCTTGTACAGTAGCAGAGACAAGTGGGTtgccataaaacaaaaacaaaacaaagcataacATCTGGTATACCTGAGAATCAAACACTAGACTCAAGCCGAGAAATATTACCTGAAGTTTTTAGCGCAGTCACTACACGCCCTAAAATAGCAGCGGCCTAAAAAATTAAGCAACAATGCAAAAGATGGCAGCTCTTTTACAGAAAAATGTGGGCGGCCCTGAAAAGGGCCTTTGAGAAATGAAGTTGGTAGGGTCGTCTTAAGCAATCAGCTTAGCCACCGAAGCCGTAGAGGGTGCGACCCTGGCGCTTGAGCGCGTAGACCACGTCCATGGCGGTGACAGTCTTGCGCTTGGCGTGCTCCGTGTAGGTGACGGCGTCACGGATCACGTTCTCCAGGAACACCTTGAGGACCCCGCGGGTCTCCTCGTAGATGAGACCGGAAATGCGCTTGACACCGCCGCGGCGGGCCAAACGCCGGATGGCGGGCTTGGTGATGCCCTGGATGTTGTCGCGCAGAACCTTGCGGTGGCGCTTAGCGCCTCCCTTTCCTAAGCCCTTTCCACCTTTCCCACGGCCAGACATGGCTAAGGAGCAGCTACAAACGCGCTTCAGCAAAGTGAAGAGTGAGCCGGCGGCACTTCCTTTATATGCATGGTTATCGGACCTAATTGAAGACTGAACACGCGCAAGCGGAAACCTGTTCAGCCCGCTGGTCCGACCTCTCAAGGCCCAGCTTAAGATGACGTCACCAAGGCTCGCTCGAGTCCCCGCCCACCAACCTCGTTCTTTGCAGAGGCGTTCCCTGAAAGTCCTGCGTTTCCAAAGGGGAATTTTCGGGCCGTTTTAGCAAGTACGTCAGAgtaaagaaattaacatttttcaATGATTACCAATTGCTGCTTGGGACGCTGTAGGACGATTGCACAGGAGGTTGGCCCACACTATCGGAACTGCAGCCACGCCCGTTGAGTGCGAGTCCAGCTTTGTCCCCATGTTTACAGGGCTTCCGGAATTGCCGCTCTGTAGCACAGCCCCACCAGACCCAACCTCCCCTGCGGAGGACTCTGAAAACTGCAACGTTTCACCCTCTCCAGCACCAAGCCGAGGGAAATCTGACCAAAAAGGTTTTCTTCTCGAAGGCAAATACGTGGTTGGTGATTCCGTGGTAGAATTATCGCCCACCCGCCGCGCGGAGATTACATTCCGgattgttttctctcctttcGTTAAAGTTTGTAATTCACACTTAAATATCTAGCCACCTCTCACATCTGCATCCAGTAATTTACTGGTTTGTAAATGTTTACTTCTCCattattagttttgttttctctttgattCTGGTAGCAACATTATTCCGAAGAGAATTAGCAATTCATAGGAACCAAGGTATTAAGATAAATAGGCGATTTACCGCAAagtgtttctttttgttgtttttccttctgaAGTATGAGAGTATGAGCACAACGCTTTAAACAGAGTTAAGGAAGTTATTAGGGAATGCATTTTCCAGACTAGCAGAGTGGCGCAGCGGAAGCGTGCTGGGCCCATAACCCACAGGTCGATGGATCGAAACCATCCTCTGCTACAATTTTGCTCCCTTTAGTTAAAATTCTGCAGCTTAGTTTCGAAATaagggaggaaaataaaatgaacccAACCTTTTTTATTACTCCAGATTTAAAActatttctggaaaataaacgTGATATAGTTTCTGATCTCTTCGAATATCTTTCGCGGACACCTAATTATTAACTCTCATGTTACTGCTTCTCATAATAAACCAGATTTCTTCTGTTGCGAAAGAGGCAGCGCCACTGTTGTCAGCCAGCTATTCTGTTCCAATCATCTCCCGTTACCTATTGATAAAGGAGAACTCTCCCACCCTGAATAGTATGATGTCTGAACACATGACACCCGACACTGGATATAGATAAGACTGATAGCAGTTTATTAGTcacatgtgagggtacttcagaaagtttatgtaaaaatggattaaaagattatatgaatctttccatgaactttttgaaggcccctcataTACTCACAGCCTGGGAGAAGAGGGCTCTGCAGGCCATTCAGGGCCATAGAGGGGTTGCAATCAGGAGCAGAATGAACCAGAAAGAGTTTTGAGAAGCAGGCTTTGTAGTAATGAGAGTGGGATGACCGCTGTTTACTCCCAGAGTATGTCATTGGCTTGTTTTAACAGTTTTGAGGGCTTGCAGGGAGATGAAACACATTAGGCGGATTCGGATGCAGCTGGTCTGGCTGATTAGGGAACCCAGGTGGCCCAGGTGGGGAGCCTTTCCTGCTCATTTGGGGCATTTTCTAGCAAAACGGAGGAACTTTTGGTTAGGCCTTTTGGGAACCCTGTGAGAGTCAAAGATGTCAAGGCAACACTTGGAATTTTAGGCCTTACAATACAGTCTGGAGTTATGGCAGAACAGATAGTGAAAAGACAGGTCATAAGGGGATGAGTACACAGTACAAAtagatttagattttattttttctataagcAATAGGAAACCACTGACCAATTGTGAGTGAAGAATATGATCAaattctctcatttaaaaaaaatctctggagtTTTCATGTTTGTGGTGTGTTCCTTGATTGGTTTATTTTTCAGCGAGTCATTTCTCTGAAGTCTGACTACTCCATACTCGTGATCTCCACTTGGATGTTTAATATACAACTTAGCATGTCCAAACAGATCCTAAactgccccccacacacacacaaacacgcacacacatgcacacttcgCTCTCAAAATGGTTCTCCTACAGTCATCCACATCTCATTAAATGGAAACTTATTtgttacagcaaaaaaaaagctTGGAGATGTAGATGACTTATCTGTCTCACGCCCCCAATCCAATCAGCAAATCCTTGAAGACATATCCAGAATTCAACCACTTCTCACTCCCTCCACAATCACTAAACCCAGGATGGTCTAGCCACTATGGTGGCATTTGAATATTGCAATAGCCTTTTAACCAATCTTCCTCCAGgaagaaagagagcaagaaatCCATATTTGGTTTTTTGCAGGATAGAAGAATCCTCTTGTTGAATAATCCCCAGATTAAAGATGAttgcagaattatttttaaaagtatatgagAAATTCACCTAATTTTTATTGAGCTGTTAATATTTGCCAGatgtttggtaggcagactttggcaacaggatgagttgtatacagcttattggtcacctgaggtgacttttaaattcattggtggctttcagtggggtggtatacagtcgaggaactggggaattgcccaacagcccaccccttgtgtggctGGGCCCTTCCaagaactgggtgaactttgggtggcttgggaagtcctttatctgcccttaccagaaagtcccacccgcagggccTTGTAATaccttgcacaagctaattacagaagcagaaaagctagtcagttaatatttaagggtgggggaaggggttcaggtccacaataTCAGAGAAAAGTGCCAGAAGAGTGTGGGGAAGGGAAAACTGTCATGTCTGGGGGCCTGCAGAGATCCGCGCAGGGCAGCAATAAGGGTAATTGTGCAGGTGTTGCCTTGTGATGCTTGCAGGTGCATTTTCCTTGACAACTCTCTAGGCAAACACTACAAGTACCTGGAATATGTATAGTGAATGTGAGTGAGCATCAATACTGGAGAAACCCTAGGTAAGCGTAATAAAATATATCCCTCGATGCTGACAATATGCaatatgaaagaaagtgagctgagatgctggtaGGAAAGAAATCGGCCAGGCTGTattcaaaatggaggacagcccggggCTGGGTTTGctagagtttatattagcttttgggcaTGAAATGCAtggggggagggaccattaggttgatgtaactgggtggagaactgcgcttATGCAGaagcttctcctaaagggaaaggggaggggctgggtgctggagtggaagatgaggccAGCGGCTGCTtcgtgctggtgcttattgtgtgcacaatggcactggtcacgtccaaaatccatcattcctgccttttaagtataggaagaagggaaaaggggcgtaggtctcattcttctgcagcTACtacctgctggagatgggcaaagatatgaaaaaaataaaagatttatgttggcaggtaaaacaattaggtggtggggtacTGGTTTCGTATGGGGAAGGTCGCTGATTCTGAGTGGCTGATATCCTCGCAGGAACAATTCAGCGatcttttggttggtgaaagcctgcatacgatcctgcaagaaattagagaaacaccaaaagagacaggggccaaaaagtaggatgaggcacagttaggggtcctagtaggggcataagccagggtatcccaGGGTTCGGTGAactggtttaagttgttttggatcccCCGGACTCATTTATATAATAACAGCGTTCCTCCCCcgagaagaggcaggtgccttccttctcagctgtaaggaagtaaagggtcTCACAGTTCTGTAAAGCGACTGTGGCAAGttaggtgacctgtcactggagggaggagatgctgtctatgcttagttcttctgagagtttttgatagaattgagaggcagtagcagggcccgctatgccagtcccagttgcaggaaggatccctgccccaattaaaaggtacaattagtgccctacaggagCAGGGGCAATTCCTGAGAGGGAGGGactgaagttagtcccagtcccctCTGTCTGGACGGTGATGTTAGGGGCGagccaaatgaatatgcaagaaattgaGTTGGGGTCAGGCAACAGGATAACatgttttacaaaggaaatatattccagtattagggcatggatgaggagggggaagTGAGTGATAGCGTTTGGtcttagtgaggcagagtgtgggcaggccccgcacaacgctgacagtccccactgaggtgagattagaggaaagtgaagagacgtttgtggaaacattgcaggctgcattgacagggaggggggtgaccacaaagtttctcacaaagtgggagacagatgagtcactcagggaccagtctgattcgctgaggactgcatTGTCCCTGTGGACCTGAAACCTCCTTGTTCCAGGTAAGGgagagcattgagataggaggaaaaacacgggaAGAATGCAAAGGGTtcgggagccaaaagaatttaaaggccacatttgccacaatgaaattgctaagaagcatcctaccaaTAGGAGGTAAAGAACTGCCAGgagagaaatcttcctataatgttacactgctctggggcagctgccaatcctgtagcaagtactagaacaagtagtataatagtagctcttaTGAGAGGGATATGAAGCAGGATatgaagcaggcctgcaagagtgagagaataatcgctgggggaaagatcatccttcttctgggattaggggaagagagaaggtcctggagattttcagttttgtgggtcctaaaatggatgaagtgtgaggaaatgttgggttgggggttgagtggagggacccctctggcttggtgttaacagattctttgggtaaagtctcaggtgctagttttatcaaggataagtgataccaaggggcctttcctagtacttttactgccatgggg encodes the following:
- the LOC134377958 gene encoding histone H4, translated to MSGRGKGGKGLGKGGAKRHRKVLRDNIQGITKPAIRRLARRGGVKRISGLIYEETRGVLKVFLENVIRDAVTYTEHAKRKTVTAMDVVYALKRQGRTLYGFGG